From Verrucomicrobiia bacterium, a single genomic window includes:
- a CDS encoding (2Fe-2S)-binding protein has protein sequence MPKITILPANVSAEVEAGETLIEAGEKAGVEMEAGCFNCSCGTCVCEVVSGMENITEPTPEELDVLDAWNRDPEKYRLTCCNKILRGEVVLRQLH, from the coding sequence ATGCCTAAAATAACGATATTGCCCGCCAACGTGTCGGCGGAAGTGGAAGCGGGAGAGACGCTGATTGAGGCCGGCGAGAAGGCCGGGGTGGAGATGGAGGCCGGCTGCTTCAATTGCAGTTGCGGCACGTGTGTGTGCGAGGTGGTGAGCGGGATGGAAAACATCACCGAGCCCACGCCGGAGGAGCTGGATGTGCTGGACGCGTGGAATCGGGATCCGGAGAAATACCGGCTGACGTGTTGCAACAAGATTCTGCGCGGGGAGGTGGTGTTGCGGCAGCTTCATTGA
- a CDS encoding (Fe-S)-binding protein, producing the protein MKITLFIPCFIDQFYPQVGISVVRLLEKLGHTVDYPEAQTCCGQPAFNSGLWDEARAVAEHALAVFQSAEIIVTPSGSCGAMMRVFYPQLFAGTPHHALACAIGRKTFEFSEFLVRRLGLTDVGAEFPGRATFHDGCHGLRELGIRDEPRQLLRHVRGLELVELDPPEICCGFGGTFAVKFPMISTAMGDSKCQAILDTRADYVISLDSSCLMHLQGLLARQARPVRCLHLAEVLAHSL; encoded by the coding sequence ATGAAAATCACGCTGTTCATCCCGTGTTTCATTGACCAGTTCTATCCGCAGGTGGGCATCAGCGTCGTCCGCCTGCTGGAAAAACTCGGCCACACGGTGGATTACCCCGAAGCCCAAACCTGCTGCGGCCAGCCCGCCTTCAATTCCGGCCTCTGGGACGAGGCCCGCGCCGTGGCGGAACATGCCCTCGCCGTCTTCCAATCCGCCGAAATCATCGTCACCCCCTCCGGCTCCTGCGGCGCCATGATGCGCGTGTTCTATCCCCAACTCTTTGCCGGCACCCCCCACCACGCGCTCGCCTGCGCCATCGGCCGCAAAACCTTCGAGTTCAGCGAATTCCTCGTCCGGCGGCTGGGGCTCACCGATGTGGGGGCCGAATTCCCCGGCCGCGCCACCTTTCATGACGGCTGCCACGGCCTGCGCGAGCTGGGCATCAGAGACGAACCCAGGCAATTGTTGCGCCACGTGCGCGGCCTCGAGCTGGTGGAGCTGGACCCGCCGGAGATCTGTTGCGGCTTCGGCGGCACCTTTGCCGTGAAGTTTCCCATGATCTCCACCGCCATGGGCGATAGCAAATGCCAGGCCATCCTGGACACCCGGGCCGACTACGTCATCTCCCTGGACTCCAGTTGCCTCATGCACCTCCAGGGGCTCCTGGCGCGTCAGGCACGCCCCGTCCGCTGCCTGCACCTGGCCGAAGTGCTCGCCCATTCCCTTTGA
- a CDS encoding LutB/LldF family L-lactate oxidation iron-sulfur protein, with the protein MSQNPAVQFKAQAIRLTADLEHRQWIFKALRGYEAKRDECKARFQNWEGARQAAAEIKYDTLNHLDRYLEQFVHHLENRGARVHWAADARAAREIILDIARQNQVRFIIKSKSMTSEEIHLNDALQAAGFEVFESDLGEYIVQLREEPPYHLVFPAMHLKRGQISALFQQKLQAEPVTDPEALTMIARRVMRQKFCQADMGISGVNFGVAENGMVSITENEGNARLTTSLPRIHVALMGIEKLVRTMDDLALLLPMLATAGAGQWLTGYNTLYGGPRLTGESDGPDQFHLVLLDNGRTRLLADPEQRDVLHCIRCGACLNVCPIFRNVGGHTYGTTYQGPIGSVLTPHLRGLRQWKHLAFASSLCGACTETCPVKIDLAHHLLHNRRNAVRAHPPLLERLAFAAFKTLMRHPPLYHLAMTLGRWLQPLHRLVQGTALDPARAWTRSRETPRFARQSFHAWWKKHHHATPSSPA; encoded by the coding sequence ATGAGCCAGAACCCCGCCGTCCAATTCAAAGCCCAGGCCATCCGCCTCACGGCCGACCTCGAACATCGCCAGTGGATTTTCAAGGCCCTCCGCGGCTACGAGGCCAAACGCGACGAATGCAAGGCCCGCTTCCAAAATTGGGAGGGCGCCCGCCAGGCCGCCGCCGAAATCAAATACGACACCCTCAACCATCTTGACCGCTACCTCGAGCAGTTTGTCCACCATCTGGAAAACCGCGGCGCCCGCGTGCATTGGGCCGCCGACGCCCGCGCCGCCCGCGAAATCATCCTCGACATCGCCCGCCAGAACCAGGTCCGCTTCATCATCAAATCCAAAAGCATGACCTCGGAGGAAATCCACCTCAACGACGCCCTCCAGGCCGCCGGCTTCGAGGTGTTTGAGTCCGACCTCGGCGAATACATCGTGCAACTCCGCGAGGAACCCCCCTACCACCTCGTGTTTCCCGCCATGCACCTCAAACGCGGCCAGATCAGCGCCCTCTTCCAGCAAAAACTCCAGGCCGAACCCGTCACCGACCCCGAGGCCCTCACCATGATCGCCCGCCGCGTCATGCGCCAGAAATTCTGCCAGGCCGACATGGGCATCAGCGGCGTCAATTTTGGCGTGGCCGAAAACGGCATGGTCTCCATCACCGAAAACGAGGGCAACGCCCGCCTCACCACCTCCCTGCCCCGCATCCACGTCGCCCTCATGGGCATCGAAAAACTCGTCCGCACCATGGACGACCTGGCCCTCCTCCTCCCCATGCTCGCCACCGCCGGCGCCGGCCAGTGGCTCACCGGCTACAACACCCTCTACGGCGGCCCACGCCTGACCGGCGAAAGCGACGGCCCCGATCAGTTCCACCTCGTGCTGCTCGACAACGGCCGCACCCGCCTGCTGGCCGACCCCGAACAGCGCGACGTCCTCCACTGCATCCGCTGCGGCGCCTGCCTCAACGTCTGCCCCATCTTCCGCAACGTCGGCGGCCACACCTACGGCACCACCTACCAGGGCCCCATCGGCTCCGTGCTCACGCCCCACCTCCGCGGCCTCCGCCAATGGAAACACCTGGCCTTTGCCTCCTCTCTCTGCGGCGCCTGCACCGAAACCTGCCCCGTCAAAATTGACCTCGCCCACCACCTCCTGCACAACCGCCGCAACGCCGTGCGTGCCCACCCGCCGCTCCTCGAACGCCTGGCCTTTGCCGCCTTCAAAACCTTGATGCGCCACCCCCCGCTCTATCACCTGGCCATGACGCTGGGCCGCTGGCTGCAACCCCTCCATCGCCTCGTCCAGGGCACCGCCCTGGACCCCGCGCGCGCCTGGACTCGCTCCCGCGAAACCCCGCGCTTCGCCCGCCAAAGCTTTCATGCCTGGTGGAAAAAACACCACCACGCCACTCCCTCCTCTCCCGCATGA
- a CDS encoding agmatine deiminase family protein — MSQRNAQQVEATPAELGFRMPAEWERHAATWLGWPHERTDWPGKMQAIEWVYGEMIRKIGAGERVRLCVNSPRDARRAREVIRLAGGDVRRVDFLPFPTNRGWMRDSGPIHVTRAGGEKAIVHFHFNAWAKYPNWRKDRRIPELAARKYRRRLFHARAGGRDFVIEGGGIEVNGRGTLLTTLECYQHPTVQVRNPGLDRAGYEAAFKAYLGVTQVFWLAAGPVGDDTHGHIDDICRFVNPTTVVLIQEKNPKDVNYKPLAENWERIQDLRLEDGSKPEVVALPMPGPLYFGKDRLPASYANFYIANEYVLVPTFNDPQDRVALGILGELFKDRQVVGIHAVDLVLGYGTLHCLTQQEPA; from the coding sequence ATGAGCCAACGCAACGCGCAGCAAGTGGAGGCCACCCCGGCGGAGCTGGGTTTTCGGATGCCGGCCGAGTGGGAACGGCATGCGGCCACGTGGCTGGGCTGGCCGCATGAGCGGACGGACTGGCCGGGGAAGATGCAGGCCATTGAGTGGGTGTATGGCGAGATGATCCGCAAGATTGGGGCCGGGGAGCGGGTGCGCCTGTGCGTGAATTCCCCGCGGGACGCCCGCCGCGCCCGCGAGGTCATCCGGCTGGCCGGGGGCGATGTGCGGCGGGTGGATTTTCTGCCCTTTCCCACCAATCGCGGCTGGATGCGGGACAGCGGGCCGATCCATGTCACGCGGGCGGGCGGGGAGAAGGCCATCGTGCATTTTCACTTCAACGCGTGGGCCAAGTATCCCAACTGGCGCAAGGACCGGCGCATTCCCGAGCTGGCGGCGCGCAAGTACCGGCGCCGGTTGTTTCACGCGCGGGCGGGCGGGCGCGACTTTGTGATTGAGGGGGGCGGCATCGAGGTGAACGGCCGGGGGACGTTGCTGACGACGTTGGAATGCTATCAGCATCCCACGGTGCAGGTGCGGAATCCGGGGTTGGATCGGGCGGGGTACGAGGCGGCGTTCAAGGCCTACCTGGGGGTGACGCAGGTTTTCTGGCTGGCGGCCGGGCCGGTGGGAGATGATACGCACGGGCACATTGATGACATCTGCCGGTTTGTGAATCCCACGACGGTGGTGCTGATCCAGGAGAAGAATCCCAAGGATGTGAATTACAAGCCCCTGGCGGAGAACTGGGAGCGCATTCAGGATTTGCGGCTGGAGGACGGCTCCAAGCCGGAGGTGGTGGCGTTGCCGATGCCTGGGCCGCTGTATTTTGGCAAAGACCGGCTGCCGGCGAGCTACGCCAATTTTTACATTGCCAACGAGTATGTGCTGGTGCCGACGTTCAACGATCCCCAGGACCGGGTGGCGCTGGGGATCTTGGGCGAGCTGTTCAAGGATCGGCAGGTGGTGGGCATCCACGCGGTGGATTTGGTGCTGGGCTACGGGACGTTGCACTGCCTGACGCAACAAGAGCCGGCGTAA